One window from the genome of Rhinolophus ferrumequinum isolate MPI-CBG mRhiFer1 chromosome 22, mRhiFer1_v1.p, whole genome shotgun sequence encodes:
- the RGS4 gene encoding regulator of G-protein signaling 4 isoform X1, with protein MCKGLAGLPASCLRSAKDVKHRLGSLLHKSHSCEHNAVHSKKDKGVVCQRVSQEEVKKWAESLENLISHECGLAAFKAFLKSEYSEENIDFWVSCEEYKKIKSPSKRTPQAQKIYNEFISVQAAKEVNLDSCTREQTSRNVLQPTVSCFDEAQKKIFHLMEKDSYRRFLKSRFYLDLAGPSGCGSEKQSAAQSSADCPSLVPQYA; from the exons ATGTGCAAAGGACTAGCTGGGCTGCCGGCTTCCTGCTTGAGGAG cGCCAAAGATGTGAAGCACCGGCTGGGCTCCCTGCTGCACAAGTCACACTCCTGTGAACACAACGCCGTCCACAGCAAGAAGGACAAAGGGGTCGTCTGTCAGAG GGTGAGCCAAGAGGAGGTCAAAAAATGGGCTGAATCGCTGGAAAACCTGATCAGCCATGAAT GTGGGCTGGCTGCTTTCAAAGCTTTCTTGAAGTCTGAATACAGTGAGGAGAACATTGACTTCTGGGTCAGCTGTGAAGAGTACAAGAAAATCAAGTCACCCTCTAAACGGACTCCCCAGGCCCAGAAGATCTACAACGAGTTCATCTCAGTGCAGGCAGCCAAGGAG GTGAACCTGGATTCCTGCACCCGGGAGCAGACGAGCCGGAACGTGCTGCAGCCCACCGTCAGCTGCTTTGACGAGGCCCAGAAGAAGATTTTCCACCTGATGGAGAAGGACTCCTACCGCCGTTTTCTCAAGTCCCGCTTCTACCTGGACTTGGCTGGCCCTTCCGGCTGCGGGTCGGAGAAGCAGAGCGCAGCCCAGAGCTCCGCAGACTGTCCCTCCCTGGTCCCCCAGTACGCCTAA
- the RGS4 gene encoding regulator of G-protein signaling 4 isoform X2 — protein MCKGLAGLPASCLRSAKDVKHRLGSLLHKSHSCEHNAVHSKKDKGVVCQRVSQEEVKKWAESLENLISHECEPGFLHPGADEPERAAAHRQLL, from the exons ATGTGCAAAGGACTAGCTGGGCTGCCGGCTTCCTGCTTGAGGAG cGCCAAAGATGTGAAGCACCGGCTGGGCTCCCTGCTGCACAAGTCACACTCCTGTGAACACAACGCCGTCCACAGCAAGAAGGACAAAGGGGTCGTCTGTCAGAG GGTGAGCCAAGAGGAGGTCAAAAAATGGGCTGAATCGCTGGAAAACCTGATCAGCCATGAAT GTGAACCTGGATTCCTGCACCCGGGAGCAGACGAGCCGGAACGTGCTGCAGCCCACCGTCAGCTGCTTTGA